A genome region from Pan troglodytes isolate AG18354 chromosome 3, NHGRI_mPanTro3-v2.0_pri, whole genome shotgun sequence includes the following:
- the LOC100614601 gene encoding LOW QUALITY PROTEIN: small ribosomal subunit protein mS33-like (The sequence of the model RefSeq protein was modified relative to this genomic sequence to represent the inferred CDS: deleted 1 base in 1 codon; substituted 1 base at 1 genomic stop codon): MSPLSEYALRMSPLSARLFCQVVRPTDSKAMKVVKLFSEPPVAKKKEIYDXYPDHNTNTALTGTLQFLGLYRDKHQDFKDEQKGLKKLRGKGKPKKREGKRAAKKKSGCSLKRENFFLRGREKKVHLLPFHILE; this comes from the exons ATGTCCCCCCTTTCAGAATATGCTTTGCGCATGTCTCCTCTCAGTGCTCGGCTATTTTGTCAAGTCGTCAGGCCTACTGATTCCAAGGCTATGAAAGTGGTGAAACTATTTAGTGAACCTCCCGTGgccaagaaaaaggaaatttatgaCTGATATCCAGATCACAATACT AACACTGCACTCACGGGGACACTCCAATTTCTTGGACTATACAGAGATAAGCATCAAGATTTTAAAGATGAGCAAAAAGGACTAAAGAAGCTTCGTGGAAAGGGGAAACCAAAGAAACGAGAAGGGAAAAGAGCAGCAAAAAAGAAATCGGGTTGCTCCCTCAAGAGGGAGAATTTCTTCCTCCGTGGCAGAGAGAAGAAAGTGCATTTATTGCCTTTCCACATATTGGAGTAA